A genomic stretch from Narcine bancroftii isolate sNarBan1 chromosome 9, sNarBan1.hap1, whole genome shotgun sequence includes:
- the zbtb38 gene encoding zinc finger and BTB domain-containing protein 38 isoform X2, whose amino-acid sequence MTVMPSNTDVMDNSHSQTVLGCLNEQRSKGVFCDVTIVVEDTKFKAHKNVLAASSAYFKNLFSSQELWLVSQVLELPDFKADVFAEILHFIYSAKVAVQGSEQVKDLVSGGKRLGISFLENLMDIPQQHIGSVEALWSSSFNSSQSLSPASPCLPVSLHNLKAETLNSVCDRGSEDFQSVNGPRITNAFSIFNMQDGNNLYFPFDLTANVNKKTVESDKPPTVCVPQDTNGAKRKPNQTFAEHSYAVFSSRRYQQNGEHRRLQESVQENEKPFWNSNSNTASTRTKQDVYLEDQICKTNQPLHTASSTDLEISQINFNALETKNDCDFLPVANPLNEPTLTTQEITGVGDAEKCYPGEENITKPVSNAIWPKMEAEKENEAAYICKYCPRSFSTRVSLNVHSQIHTSLLENPLSCRHCSKPFVHLKRLQTHEHLCRGPGAGLLDSESADEQVENFSSENEVVRSEEDVDMSSGASELENSNKCTINLGHARRGSSSPDPEHFVKVVEGHILYFCSVCKRSYVTLSSLKRHANVHSWRRSYPCHYCNKVFALAEYRTKHEIWHTGERRYQCIFCLETFMTYYTLKTHQKSFHGIDARRPTNKKANNAGFRAKMYPFKLYRLLPMKLRKRPYKTYTQSCQDEFSSNHVIDVHSNDENVAPANLDTLSISNPSSILENFQVKSTSSGTIPLEQTCHFVSAKDRSGEGEKQPCQQGESDSLLTWTSTENEANNNSEHCIKKEQGLATDVNTSPSVINYGHKAPSVIMHSNRVSSVIRHGNTFSSVITYSGGLESGQNGHQTCPKTNLGSDPSDAKMKNNHVDDYVKLQKQGGRSKAVESAKRRGQLRAAHKNCTSIFPEGSRTETYIAKPAFPGTSTDNPSAPLCQITVKIGDKAVVQKHTSGSKMLCRKDRKSKWMMPEEEKALGNFNMQEEGDQTVTSSGGPDSAENIAGPAGGIESCDEMSDHDSNDKLWRPYYTYKPKKKAKGFHKMSKSRWKTQGGPKYHNHIDSMSSTTEEKDVDVPEEIAHDIISDVSQESSNLLDDKIKPNEEEMESDPEWSSAMKPYSCSYCSKSFSNSSTLRTHLKCHTGEQPFYCETCGCRFPVQGNLHKHECFNLGMKEFVCEYCDRAFTLSETLKKHERIHTGEKRYCCIFCPKRFLYLTSKKKHEQKHLDKKLVQQEGKEHVCFQCFKICKTASALRMHQKKHSIRLSAHQDSEELLNCKSEQHANMETESECEKGAGTEAETRLPTTSGNVNQIHCSLSKELRLSIDQPEPVTQKTNCGPYLWTSTHDVGSSHIQRTLPENSENTWKIQQQSLNVNLPLFTNISCNPCHSSRGDDEKLVFFQRSSEMFYSHQVEVESTKLCERARLENVLLPSTLE is encoded by the coding sequence ATGACTgtcatgccatcaaatacagatGTTATGGACAACTCCCACAGCCAGACTGTCCTTGGTTGCTTGAATGAACAACGCAGCAAAGGAGTATTCTGTGATGTCACCATTGTTGTAGAAGACACTAAATTTAAAGCTCACAAAAATGTTTTGGCAGCATCAAGTGCTTACTTTAAGAACCTGTTTTCGAGTCAGGAGTTGTGGCTGGTCAGCCAAGTCCTTGAACTGCCTGACTTCAAGGCAGATGTGTTTGCAGAAATATTGCATTTCATCTACAGTGCAAAGGTTGCAGTTCAAGGGTCAGAGCAAGTGAAAGATCTTGTGAGCGGCGGGAAAAGGCTAGGGATATCATTCCTGGAAAATCTGATGGACATTCCTCAGCAACACATTGGTTCTGTGGAGGCTCTGTGGAGTTCATCGTTCAATTCTAGTCAGTCACTCTCTCCTGCTTCCCCCTGTTTACCAGTGAGTCTTCATAATCTGAAGGCCGAGACACTCAATTCTGTATGTGACAGAGGCAGTGAAGATTTCCAATCTGTGAATGGACCCCGAATCACAAATGCATTTTCCATTTTCAACATGCAAGATGGCAATAACTTGTATTTTCCATTTGACTTGACAGCCAACGTCAACAAAAAAACAGTAGAATCTGATAAGCCACCCACGGTATGTGTTCCCCAGGATACAAATGGAGCAAAACGGAAGCCCAATCAGACATTTGCTGAACATTCCTATGCTGTGTTCTCTTCCAGAagatatcagcaaaatggtgaacATCGCAGACTTCAAGAATCTgtacaagaaaatgaaaagccTTTCTGGAACAGTAATTCCAATACTGCTTCCACCAGAACAAAGCAGGATGTTTATTTGGAAGATCAAATTTGTAAGACAAATCAACCACTTCACACTGCCAGTTCAACTGATCTTGAGATTTCACAGATTAATTTTAATGCACTGGAAACCAAAAATGACTGTGACTTTCTGCCAGTGGCTAACCCATTAAATGAGCCTACTTTGACAACACAGGAAATTACAGGAGTTGGTGATGCAGAGAAATGTTATCCTGGTGAGGAAAACATAACCAAGCCAGTATCGAATGCTATTTGGCCTAAAATGGAGGCAGAAAAGGAAAATGAAGCAGCTTACATCTGTAAGTATTGCCCACGATCGTTCAGCACTCGAGTTTCATTGAATGTACACTCCCAGATCCACACGAGCCTCTTGGAAAACCCCCTGTCCTGCAGACACTGTAGTAAACCATTTGTACATCTCAAGAGGCTCCAAACACACGAGCATCTTTGCAGAGGGCCTGGGGCAGGTTTGCTGGACTCCGAATCTGCAGATGAGCAAGTAGAGAATTTTTCCAGTGAAAATGAAGTTGTTAGAAGTGAGGAAGATGTAGATATGTCTTCTGGTGCTTCAGAACTGGAGAACTCGAACAAGTGCACAATAAACCTGGGACACGCAAGGCGAGGTAGCAGTTCACCAGACCCAGAACATTTTGTGAAAGTTGTCGAGGGACACATTCTGTATTTTTGCAGTGTTTGCAAACGCTCCTATGTAACTCTGTCCAGCTTGAAGAGACATGCCAATGTTCATTCTTGGAGACGAAGCTATCCTTGCCATTACTGCAATAAAGTATTTGCATTGGCAGAATATCGTACCAAACATGAGATCTGGCACACTGGCGAGAGACGATATCAGTGCATCTTTTGCTTGGAGACCTTTATGACATACTATACTTTGAAAACTCATCAAAAATCTTTTCATGGCATTGACGCAAGACGTCCCACGAATAAGAAAGCAAACAATGCTGGATTCAGAGCCAAGATGTATCCATTCAAACTCTACAGGCTTTTACCCATGAAGCTACGAAAAAGACCATACAAAACTTACACTCAATCTTGTCAAGATGAGTTCAGCAGTAATCATGTGATTGATGTTCATTCAAATGATGAAAATGTGGCCCCTGCTAATCTTGATACCCTTTCCATAAGTAATCCGTCATCTATTTTGGAGAATTTTCAGGTTAAATCGACTTCCTCTGGGACCATTCCTTTAGAACAAACATGTCACTTTGTATCTGCTAAGGACAGATCAGGTGAAGGAGAAAAGCAGCCTTGCCAACAGGGAGAGAGTGATTCCTTGCTCACTTGGACTTCAACAGAAAATGAAGCTAATAATAATAGTGAACATTGTATTAAAAAGGAACAAGGTTTGGCCACTGATGTAAATACAAGTCCCTCTGTTATCAACTATGGACATAAAGCCCCCTCTGTCATAATGCATAGCAATAGGGTTTCATCTGTCATAAGGCACGGAAATACATTTTCCTCTGTCATTACATACAGTGGTGGTTTAGAGTCTGGTCAAAATGGTCATCAGACTTGTCCAAAGACCAATCTTGGCAGTGATCCTTCAGATGCAAAAATGAAGAACAATCATGTTGATGATTATGTTAAACTGCAGAAACAAGGTGGCCGTAGCAAGGCAGTAGAATCAGCAAAGAGAAGAGGTCAACTTCGGGCTGCACACAAGAACTGTACAAGTATTTTTCCTGAAGGAAGCCGCACAGAAACCTACATTGCAAAGCCTGCCTTTCCGGGAACCTCCACTGACAACCCATCAGCCCCTCTTTGTCAAATTACTGTGAAAATTGGGGATAAAGCTGTTGTACAGAAACACACTTCGGGCTCCAAAATGCTCTGCAGAAAAGACCGGAAGTCAAAATGGATGATGCCAGAAGAAGAAAAGGCACTTGGGAATTTCAACATGCAAGAAGAAGGTGATCAAACTGTGACATCATCTGGTGGTCCAGATTCTGCTGAAAATATTGCAGGGCCTGCAGGAGGCATTGAATCATGTGATGAAATGAGTGATCATGATTCGAATGATAAGCTTTGGCGACCATACTATACATATAAGCCAAAAAAGAAGGCAAAAGGGTTTCACAAAATGAGTAAATCGAGGTGGAAAACCCAGGGTGGTCCAAAGTACCATAATCATATTGATTCTATGTCTAGTACAACTGAGGAAAAAGATGTTGATGTCCCTGAAGAAATAGCTCATGATATTATTAGTGATGTATCTCAAGAAAGTAGCAATCTACTTGATGATAAAATAAAACCTaatgaagaagaaatggaaagtgaCCCAGAGTGGAGTTCAGCCATGAAGCCTTACTCATGTTCTTACTGTTCAAAATCATTTTCAAACTCTTCGACTCTGAGGACGCACCTCAAATGTCATACCGGAGAGCAGCCATTTTACTGTGAAACCTGTGGGTGCCGTTTCCCAGTCCAAGGAAACctccataaacatgaatgttttaATTTGGGTATGAAAGAGTTTGTTTGCGAGTACTGTGACAGGGCCTTCACTCTGAGTGAAACTCTAAAGAAGCATGAGAGAATCCATACTGGTGAGAAACGGTATTGCTGCATCTTTTGCCCAAAGCGTTTCCTCTACCTGACCTCCAAGAAAAAACacgaacagaaacatttggacaaAAAACTAGTTCAGCAGGAAGGGAAAGAACATGTTTGTTTCCAGTGTTTCAAAATTTGTAAAACGGCATCTGCACTTCGTATGCACCAAAAAAAGCACTCAATAAGACTTTCTGCTCACCAGGATTCTGAAGAGTTGCTGAACTGCAAAAGTGAGCAACATGCAAACATGGAAACAGAATCCGAATGTGAAAAGGGAGCAGGGACAGAGGCCGAAACCCGTCTGCCAACAACTTCTGGAAATGTTAACCAGATACATTGTTCTCTCAGTAAGGAACTCAGGCTTTCCATTGACCAACCTGAACCGGTAACACAGAAGACTAACTGTGGTCCTTATCTATGGACAAGTACACATGATGTGGGATCAAGTCACATACAAAGAACactcccagagaatagtgaaaatACATGGAAAATTCAGCAGCAAAGTTTGAATGTAAACCTGCCTCTCTTTACAAATATTTCATGTAACCCGTGTCACAGTAGCCGTGGAGATGATGAAAAACTTGTTTTCTTTCAACGTTCTTCCGAAATGTTTTATAGCCATCAGGTGGAGGTGGAGTCTACAAAGCTATGTGAAAGGGCCAGACTTGAAAATGTTTTGCTTCCCTCGACTCTGGAATGA
- the zbtb38 gene encoding zinc finger and BTB domain-containing protein 38 isoform X1, which translates to MMTVMPSNTDVMDNSHSQTVLGCLNEQRSKGVFCDVTIVVEDTKFKAHKNVLAASSAYFKNLFSSQELWLVSQVLELPDFKADVFAEILHFIYSAKVAVQGSEQVKDLVSGGKRLGISFLENLMDIPQQHIGSVEALWSSSFNSSQSLSPASPCLPVSLHNLKAETLNSVCDRGSEDFQSVNGPRITNAFSIFNMQDGNNLYFPFDLTANVNKKTVESDKPPTVCVPQDTNGAKRKPNQTFAEHSYAVFSSRRYQQNGEHRRLQESVQENEKPFWNSNSNTASTRTKQDVYLEDQICKTNQPLHTASSTDLEISQINFNALETKNDCDFLPVANPLNEPTLTTQEITGVGDAEKCYPGEENITKPVSNAIWPKMEAEKENEAAYICKYCPRSFSTRVSLNVHSQIHTSLLENPLSCRHCSKPFVHLKRLQTHEHLCRGPGAGLLDSESADEQVENFSSENEVVRSEEDVDMSSGASELENSNKCTINLGHARRGSSSPDPEHFVKVVEGHILYFCSVCKRSYVTLSSLKRHANVHSWRRSYPCHYCNKVFALAEYRTKHEIWHTGERRYQCIFCLETFMTYYTLKTHQKSFHGIDARRPTNKKANNAGFRAKMYPFKLYRLLPMKLRKRPYKTYTQSCQDEFSSNHVIDVHSNDENVAPANLDTLSISNPSSILENFQVKSTSSGTIPLEQTCHFVSAKDRSGEGEKQPCQQGESDSLLTWTSTENEANNNSEHCIKKEQGLATDVNTSPSVINYGHKAPSVIMHSNRVSSVIRHGNTFSSVITYSGGLESGQNGHQTCPKTNLGSDPSDAKMKNNHVDDYVKLQKQGGRSKAVESAKRRGQLRAAHKNCTSIFPEGSRTETYIAKPAFPGTSTDNPSAPLCQITVKIGDKAVVQKHTSGSKMLCRKDRKSKWMMPEEEKALGNFNMQEEGDQTVTSSGGPDSAENIAGPAGGIESCDEMSDHDSNDKLWRPYYTYKPKKKAKGFHKMSKSRWKTQGGPKYHNHIDSMSSTTEEKDVDVPEEIAHDIISDVSQESSNLLDDKIKPNEEEMESDPEWSSAMKPYSCSYCSKSFSNSSTLRTHLKCHTGEQPFYCETCGCRFPVQGNLHKHECFNLGMKEFVCEYCDRAFTLSETLKKHERIHTGEKRYCCIFCPKRFLYLTSKKKHEQKHLDKKLVQQEGKEHVCFQCFKICKTASALRMHQKKHSIRLSAHQDSEELLNCKSEQHANMETESECEKGAGTEAETRLPTTSGNVNQIHCSLSKELRLSIDQPEPVTQKTNCGPYLWTSTHDVGSSHIQRTLPENSENTWKIQQQSLNVNLPLFTNISCNPCHSSRGDDEKLVFFQRSSEMFYSHQVEVESTKLCERARLENVLLPSTLE; encoded by the coding sequence ATGACTgtcatgccatcaaatacagatGTTATGGACAACTCCCACAGCCAGACTGTCCTTGGTTGCTTGAATGAACAACGCAGCAAAGGAGTATTCTGTGATGTCACCATTGTTGTAGAAGACACTAAATTTAAAGCTCACAAAAATGTTTTGGCAGCATCAAGTGCTTACTTTAAGAACCTGTTTTCGAGTCAGGAGTTGTGGCTGGTCAGCCAAGTCCTTGAACTGCCTGACTTCAAGGCAGATGTGTTTGCAGAAATATTGCATTTCATCTACAGTGCAAAGGTTGCAGTTCAAGGGTCAGAGCAAGTGAAAGATCTTGTGAGCGGCGGGAAAAGGCTAGGGATATCATTCCTGGAAAATCTGATGGACATTCCTCAGCAACACATTGGTTCTGTGGAGGCTCTGTGGAGTTCATCGTTCAATTCTAGTCAGTCACTCTCTCCTGCTTCCCCCTGTTTACCAGTGAGTCTTCATAATCTGAAGGCCGAGACACTCAATTCTGTATGTGACAGAGGCAGTGAAGATTTCCAATCTGTGAATGGACCCCGAATCACAAATGCATTTTCCATTTTCAACATGCAAGATGGCAATAACTTGTATTTTCCATTTGACTTGACAGCCAACGTCAACAAAAAAACAGTAGAATCTGATAAGCCACCCACGGTATGTGTTCCCCAGGATACAAATGGAGCAAAACGGAAGCCCAATCAGACATTTGCTGAACATTCCTATGCTGTGTTCTCTTCCAGAagatatcagcaaaatggtgaacATCGCAGACTTCAAGAATCTgtacaagaaaatgaaaagccTTTCTGGAACAGTAATTCCAATACTGCTTCCACCAGAACAAAGCAGGATGTTTATTTGGAAGATCAAATTTGTAAGACAAATCAACCACTTCACACTGCCAGTTCAACTGATCTTGAGATTTCACAGATTAATTTTAATGCACTGGAAACCAAAAATGACTGTGACTTTCTGCCAGTGGCTAACCCATTAAATGAGCCTACTTTGACAACACAGGAAATTACAGGAGTTGGTGATGCAGAGAAATGTTATCCTGGTGAGGAAAACATAACCAAGCCAGTATCGAATGCTATTTGGCCTAAAATGGAGGCAGAAAAGGAAAATGAAGCAGCTTACATCTGTAAGTATTGCCCACGATCGTTCAGCACTCGAGTTTCATTGAATGTACACTCCCAGATCCACACGAGCCTCTTGGAAAACCCCCTGTCCTGCAGACACTGTAGTAAACCATTTGTACATCTCAAGAGGCTCCAAACACACGAGCATCTTTGCAGAGGGCCTGGGGCAGGTTTGCTGGACTCCGAATCTGCAGATGAGCAAGTAGAGAATTTTTCCAGTGAAAATGAAGTTGTTAGAAGTGAGGAAGATGTAGATATGTCTTCTGGTGCTTCAGAACTGGAGAACTCGAACAAGTGCACAATAAACCTGGGACACGCAAGGCGAGGTAGCAGTTCACCAGACCCAGAACATTTTGTGAAAGTTGTCGAGGGACACATTCTGTATTTTTGCAGTGTTTGCAAACGCTCCTATGTAACTCTGTCCAGCTTGAAGAGACATGCCAATGTTCATTCTTGGAGACGAAGCTATCCTTGCCATTACTGCAATAAAGTATTTGCATTGGCAGAATATCGTACCAAACATGAGATCTGGCACACTGGCGAGAGACGATATCAGTGCATCTTTTGCTTGGAGACCTTTATGACATACTATACTTTGAAAACTCATCAAAAATCTTTTCATGGCATTGACGCAAGACGTCCCACGAATAAGAAAGCAAACAATGCTGGATTCAGAGCCAAGATGTATCCATTCAAACTCTACAGGCTTTTACCCATGAAGCTACGAAAAAGACCATACAAAACTTACACTCAATCTTGTCAAGATGAGTTCAGCAGTAATCATGTGATTGATGTTCATTCAAATGATGAAAATGTGGCCCCTGCTAATCTTGATACCCTTTCCATAAGTAATCCGTCATCTATTTTGGAGAATTTTCAGGTTAAATCGACTTCCTCTGGGACCATTCCTTTAGAACAAACATGTCACTTTGTATCTGCTAAGGACAGATCAGGTGAAGGAGAAAAGCAGCCTTGCCAACAGGGAGAGAGTGATTCCTTGCTCACTTGGACTTCAACAGAAAATGAAGCTAATAATAATAGTGAACATTGTATTAAAAAGGAACAAGGTTTGGCCACTGATGTAAATACAAGTCCCTCTGTTATCAACTATGGACATAAAGCCCCCTCTGTCATAATGCATAGCAATAGGGTTTCATCTGTCATAAGGCACGGAAATACATTTTCCTCTGTCATTACATACAGTGGTGGTTTAGAGTCTGGTCAAAATGGTCATCAGACTTGTCCAAAGACCAATCTTGGCAGTGATCCTTCAGATGCAAAAATGAAGAACAATCATGTTGATGATTATGTTAAACTGCAGAAACAAGGTGGCCGTAGCAAGGCAGTAGAATCAGCAAAGAGAAGAGGTCAACTTCGGGCTGCACACAAGAACTGTACAAGTATTTTTCCTGAAGGAAGCCGCACAGAAACCTACATTGCAAAGCCTGCCTTTCCGGGAACCTCCACTGACAACCCATCAGCCCCTCTTTGTCAAATTACTGTGAAAATTGGGGATAAAGCTGTTGTACAGAAACACACTTCGGGCTCCAAAATGCTCTGCAGAAAAGACCGGAAGTCAAAATGGATGATGCCAGAAGAAGAAAAGGCACTTGGGAATTTCAACATGCAAGAAGAAGGTGATCAAACTGTGACATCATCTGGTGGTCCAGATTCTGCTGAAAATATTGCAGGGCCTGCAGGAGGCATTGAATCATGTGATGAAATGAGTGATCATGATTCGAATGATAAGCTTTGGCGACCATACTATACATATAAGCCAAAAAAGAAGGCAAAAGGGTTTCACAAAATGAGTAAATCGAGGTGGAAAACCCAGGGTGGTCCAAAGTACCATAATCATATTGATTCTATGTCTAGTACAACTGAGGAAAAAGATGTTGATGTCCCTGAAGAAATAGCTCATGATATTATTAGTGATGTATCTCAAGAAAGTAGCAATCTACTTGATGATAAAATAAAACCTaatgaagaagaaatggaaagtgaCCCAGAGTGGAGTTCAGCCATGAAGCCTTACTCATGTTCTTACTGTTCAAAATCATTTTCAAACTCTTCGACTCTGAGGACGCACCTCAAATGTCATACCGGAGAGCAGCCATTTTACTGTGAAACCTGTGGGTGCCGTTTCCCAGTCCAAGGAAACctccataaacatgaatgttttaATTTGGGTATGAAAGAGTTTGTTTGCGAGTACTGTGACAGGGCCTTCACTCTGAGTGAAACTCTAAAGAAGCATGAGAGAATCCATACTGGTGAGAAACGGTATTGCTGCATCTTTTGCCCAAAGCGTTTCCTCTACCTGACCTCCAAGAAAAAACacgaacagaaacatttggacaaAAAACTAGTTCAGCAGGAAGGGAAAGAACATGTTTGTTTCCAGTGTTTCAAAATTTGTAAAACGGCATCTGCACTTCGTATGCACCAAAAAAAGCACTCAATAAGACTTTCTGCTCACCAGGATTCTGAAGAGTTGCTGAACTGCAAAAGTGAGCAACATGCAAACATGGAAACAGAATCCGAATGTGAAAAGGGAGCAGGGACAGAGGCCGAAACCCGTCTGCCAACAACTTCTGGAAATGTTAACCAGATACATTGTTCTCTCAGTAAGGAACTCAGGCTTTCCATTGACCAACCTGAACCGGTAACACAGAAGACTAACTGTGGTCCTTATCTATGGACAAGTACACATGATGTGGGATCAAGTCACATACAAAGAACactcccagagaatagtgaaaatACATGGAAAATTCAGCAGCAAAGTTTGAATGTAAACCTGCCTCTCTTTACAAATATTTCATGTAACCCGTGTCACAGTAGCCGTGGAGATGATGAAAAACTTGTTTTCTTTCAACGTTCTTCCGAAATGTTTTATAGCCATCAGGTGGAGGTGGAGTCTACAAAGCTATGTGAAAGGGCCAGACTTGAAAATGTTTTGCTTCCCTCGACTCTGGAATGA